One Dreissena polymorpha isolate Duluth1 chromosome 9, UMN_Dpol_1.0, whole genome shotgun sequence genomic window carries:
- the LOC127844408 gene encoding uncharacterized protein C8orf76 homolog isoform X3 codes for MELGFDFDDNDFSKKEEEKTVLKSYNAKFCPKKWFLADKADNSENDPATLNKFRADFCYYQKNTGDAIEFYRKALDCLGGQIRTMRREIQESLVRCYLHIGWHTEAAKGIDLMMGDCLTVDHHCQAFMLKLEVHKASGDLTEEIRVLYQLISLHPVNAFFWLKLADAYSRLGEKHNRVPAHTQLIEGSSSLTSKSGTECATVVKINNDQNTGIISLEHSDYDINKQQDQHNSKKRSAGHDENVNDEINKEIMSFHIRGAAVRDPSTSTGDGNVGDGEEIVLGVDKLDLESEQARKGSGEQDAIKNSDANITQLFVEYPYDLILLTCLVRARLILQCVQSTVGTFIKDRNVALVNEINRKIECLGIDGLLAESVCKFVRRDIVEDDVKDENSQTQTIEHTLNMISTEDFHRRWFAWINEDRHIT; via the exons ATGGAGCTTGGTTTTGATTTTGATGACAATGACTTCagcaaaaaagaagaagaaaaaacagttttaaaatcatataatgcaaAATTTTGCCCTAAAAAG TGGTTTCTGGCAGACAAAGCAGACAACAGTGAAAACGATCCTGCAACACTGAACAAGTTTCGAGCAGATTTTTGTTATTACCAGAAGAACACTGGGGATGCTATTGAATTTTACAGAAAGGCTTTAG ACTGCCTTGGAGGCCAGATTCGTACGATGCGCAGGGAGATTCAGGAATCCCTTGTAAGATGCTACCTGCATATTGGATGGCACACAGAGGCAGCCAAAGGAATTGACTTGATG ATGGGTGACTGTTTGACAGTAGACCATCATTGTCAGGCCTTCATGCTAAAACTGGAGGTCCACAAAGCATCAGGGGACTTAACTG AGGAGATCAGAGTCCTATACCAGCTGATAAGCCTGCATCCAGTGAATGCCTTCTTTTGGCTCAAACTTGCTGATGCCTACAGCCGGCTTGGTGAGAAACATAACAGAGTACCAGCCCACACACAGCTTATTGAGGGATCATCAAGTTTAACTTCAAAGTCTGGAACAGAATGTGCCACcgttgttaaaatcaataatgatcAAAATACGGGTATAATTAGTTTGGAACATTCTGACTATGATATCAATAAGCAACAGGATCAGCATAATTCCAAAAAGCGTTCAGCCGGACATGATGAGAATGTTAATGATGAAATCAATAAGGAAATTATGAGCTTTCATATTAGAGGCGCTGCTGTGCGAGACCCCAGCACTTCTACAGGGGATGGCAATGTAGGAGATGGAGAAGAGATTGTGTTAGGAGTGGACAAGCTGGATCTAGAAAGTGAGCAGGCTAGAAAGGGCTCTGGAGAACAAGATGCTATCAAAAACTCTGATGCCAATATCACGCAGTTGTTCGTTGAATATCCATATGACTTGATTCTTCTTACATGCTTGGTCAGAGCAAG GCTCATATTGCAGTGTGTCCAGAGTACAGTAGGGACATTCATAAAGGACCGCAATGTTGCCCTTGTTAACGAG ATTAATAGAAAAATTGAATGTCTTGGCATAGATGGGTTGTTGGCAGAGTCTGTGTGTAAG TTTGTAAGGAGAGATATTGTTGAGGATGATGTCAAAGATGAAAATTCTCAGACACAGACCATA GAGCACACATTAAACATGATATCTACAGAAGACTTCCACCGCAGATGGTTTGCATGGATCAATGAAGACAGACATATTACATGA
- the LOC127844408 gene encoding uncharacterized protein C8orf76 homolog isoform X2 — protein MVRIALQDMELGFDFDDNDFSKKEEEKTVLKSYNAKFCPKKWFLADKADNSENDPATLNKFRADFCYYQKNTGDAIEFYRKALDCLGGQIRTMRREIQESLVRCYLHIGWHTEAAKGIDLMMGDCLTVDHHCQAFMLKLEVHKASGDLTEEIRVLYQLISLHPVNAFFWLKLADAYSRLGEKHNRVPAHTQLIEGSSSLTSKSGTECATVVKINNDQNTGIISLEHSDYDINKQQDQHNSKKRSAGHDENVNDEINKEIMSFHIRGAAVRDPSTSTGDGNVGDGEEIVLGVDKLDLESEQARKGSGEQDAIKNSDANITQLFVEYPYDLILLTCLVRARLILQCVQSTVGTFIKDRNVALVNEINRKIECLGIDGLLAESVCKFVRRDIVEDDVKDENSQTQTIEHTLNMISTEDFHRRWFAWINEDRHIT, from the exons ATGGTTAGG ATAGCCTTACAAGATATGGAGCTTGGTTTTGATTTTGATGACAATGACTTCagcaaaaaagaagaagaaaaaacagttttaaaatcatataatgcaaAATTTTGCCCTAAAAAG TGGTTTCTGGCAGACAAAGCAGACAACAGTGAAAACGATCCTGCAACACTGAACAAGTTTCGAGCAGATTTTTGTTATTACCAGAAGAACACTGGGGATGCTATTGAATTTTACAGAAAGGCTTTAG ACTGCCTTGGAGGCCAGATTCGTACGATGCGCAGGGAGATTCAGGAATCCCTTGTAAGATGCTACCTGCATATTGGATGGCACACAGAGGCAGCCAAAGGAATTGACTTGATG ATGGGTGACTGTTTGACAGTAGACCATCATTGTCAGGCCTTCATGCTAAAACTGGAGGTCCACAAAGCATCAGGGGACTTAACTG AGGAGATCAGAGTCCTATACCAGCTGATAAGCCTGCATCCAGTGAATGCCTTCTTTTGGCTCAAACTTGCTGATGCCTACAGCCGGCTTGGTGAGAAACATAACAGAGTACCAGCCCACACACAGCTTATTGAGGGATCATCAAGTTTAACTTCAAAGTCTGGAACAGAATGTGCCACcgttgttaaaatcaataatgatcAAAATACGGGTATAATTAGTTTGGAACATTCTGACTATGATATCAATAAGCAACAGGATCAGCATAATTCCAAAAAGCGTTCAGCCGGACATGATGAGAATGTTAATGATGAAATCAATAAGGAAATTATGAGCTTTCATATTAGAGGCGCTGCTGTGCGAGACCCCAGCACTTCTACAGGGGATGGCAATGTAGGAGATGGAGAAGAGATTGTGTTAGGAGTGGACAAGCTGGATCTAGAAAGTGAGCAGGCTAGAAAGGGCTCTGGAGAACAAGATGCTATCAAAAACTCTGATGCCAATATCACGCAGTTGTTCGTTGAATATCCATATGACTTGATTCTTCTTACATGCTTGGTCAGAGCAAG GCTCATATTGCAGTGTGTCCAGAGTACAGTAGGGACATTCATAAAGGACCGCAATGTTGCCCTTGTTAACGAG ATTAATAGAAAAATTGAATGTCTTGGCATAGATGGGTTGTTGGCAGAGTCTGTGTGTAAG TTTGTAAGGAGAGATATTGTTGAGGATGATGTCAAAGATGAAAATTCTCAGACACAGACCATA GAGCACACATTAAACATGATATCTACAGAAGACTTCCACCGCAGATGGTTTGCATGGATCAATGAAGACAGACATATTACATGA
- the LOC127844404 gene encoding trafficking protein particle complex subunit 12-like, translated as MSQDPENDNVADFLADETEEEKIFRELTSHHNLSPGTGMRHSETTDTLDSVYLEPTVTELTVDVGSKANEEQSNISTNFENTTVREGAVNHSSEHKSAHPVGEIKQLPEVTVENIVFSVGDQQAEANSPPSLSKYFGKDSNTDDPFDSNFFSSLPHIEENLPAATSIENIIHEIETEEFGTASNKINENTDAMADLTLKDNDELLRLVEEATKNVTPTEENLADYYSTEQEKNDFERTESVDFDLALDNTEPVETPVDIEEKDRFESFTAEMAENEALDALGISPAAPSSMNEKNMTEYFRQTSNQSEGLFNHLARQSSQLSGFSSSSQEKIVSTTNLEEETDSEIGVPASVENSDTRIPAPELPESEPAKVESTPIHQPVFPPSTTLSPVESSAHQHFFKHSDSLTSTDNSINTFQNLTDDAAGDDNFFVTLQMSDSDRQHDSWLPSETTKSILIAMATHVQGSYIPDRGMLVTPGLVVTQPQGDPVRDLVYKYMGEQEAMKRKVPTISSVTRDVDGLVKLMQAGCYRAAIDMTTQLLTDIGQSIAIAMVTPTTHSPKSLQIWHCRFSLMMKLRMYSILESEFAAFKTLDTPDIYYEFYPTNYPGKRGSMVPFGMRLLHAELPYHLGRPSETLDRFYYLLSVIQKILKNLGEGHSEDGSAITISTESRAASQKLWLEREKQVLYSIANVLTLLKNYDAGLSVYKDLLEKDTEHRLALLSGIGRIHLQIGNLNKANEYFQMVKDTEIKTNVAMVAVHMNRGFEAMCQNNFTEAYQCFKLALQLEPLNTSAANNMSVCCLYLGKLKEALTSLEAIVHNNPDRNLHEGILFNLCTLYELESSRALHKKQALLDLISKHKGDGFPVVCLKMA; from the exons ATGTCACAGGACCCAGAGAATGATAATGTTGCAGACTTCCTCGCTGATGAGACAGAGGAGGAGAAGATATTTCGTGAGCTGACAAGCCACCATAATCTTTCTCCAGGCACTGGAATGAGGCACTCTGAAACCACAGACACTCTGGACTCTGTGTATCTGGAACCCACAGTTACTGAGCTGACTGTTGATGTTGGAAGTAAAGCCAATGAAGAACAATCTAATATCAGCACCAATTTTGAAAATACAACAGTTAGGGAAGGGGCTGTAAATCATTCTTCAGAACATAAAAGTGCACACCCGGTTGGGGAAATAAAACAGCTGCCAGAGGTAACTGTTGAAAACATTGTCTTTTCTGTTGGTGACCAACAAGCTGAAGCAAACTCCCCACCTTCGCTAAGTAAATACTTTGGAAAGGATAGCAATACTGATGATCCTTTTGATTCCAATTTCTTTTCTTCCCTTCCACATATAGAGGAAAATTTGCCAGCTGCTACTAGTATAGAGAATATCATCCATGAAATTGAGACTGAGGAATTCGGTACTGCTagtaataaaattaatgaaaatactGATGCTATGGCTGATTTGACTCTAAAAGACAATGATGAGTTACTCAGACTTGTAGAAGAGGCAACTAAAAATGTGACACCCACGGAAGAAAACTTGGCAGATTATTATAGCACTGAACAAGAAAAAAATGACTTTGAAAGAACAGAAAGTGTTGACTTTGACTTAGCTTTAGATAATACAGAGCCTGTTGAAACACCTGTGGACATAGAAGAGAAAGACAGATTTGAATCATTTACAGCCGAGATGGCAGAAAATGAAGCATTAGATGCATTGGGAATATCCCCAGCTGCACCGTCTTCCATGAATGAGAAAAATATGACAGAATATTTCCGTCAAACAAGCAACCAGTCTGAAGGTCTGTTCAACCATTTGGCTCGCCAGTCTTCACAACTCAGCGGCTTCTCATCTTCAAGCCAAGAAAAGATCGTCAGTACAACAAACCTAGAGGAAGAAACCGACAGTGAAATAGGAGTCCCTGCATCTGTTGAGAATTCAGATACAAGAATACCAGCTCCTGAGTTACCAGAATCAGAGCCGGCGAAGGTGGAGTCAACTCCCATACACCAGCCTGTGTTCCCTCCCTCAACCACCCTCTCTCCTGTGGAATCATCAGCACACCAACATTTCTTCAAGCACTCAG ATTCCCTGACAAGCACTGACAACTCGATCAACACATTCCAGAACTTGACAGACGATGCTGCTGGGGATGATAATTTCTTTGTTACCCTTCAGATGAGTGACTCTGACCGACAACACGACTCATGGTTGCCATCGGAAACGACCAAGAGCATCTTGATTGCCATGGCAACACATGTGCAGGGCAGCTACATTCCTGATAGAGGCATGCTTGTCACTCCTGGTCTTGTTGTCACCCAGCCACAG GGTGACCCAGTTCGTGATCTCGTGTACAAGTACATGGGGGAACAGGAAGCCATGAAACGCAAAGTGCCGACTATTAGCTCTGTCACCCGAGATGTCGATGGACTTGTCAAACTCATG CAAGCAGGATGCTACAGGGCTGCAATAGACATGACTACTCAGCTCCTCACAGACATTGGTCAGTCAATTGCTATTGCTATGGTAACCCCCACAACACATTCACCAAAGTCATTACAG ATCTGGCACTGTAGGTTCAGCCTGATGATGAAGCTACGCATGTACAGCATTCTGGAGTCCGAGTTTGCAGCCTTCAAGACCCTTGACACCCCTGACATCTATTATGAGTTTTACCCAACAAACTACCCTGGCAAACGAG GATCAATGGTGCCGTTTGGCATGCGTCTGCTGCATGCAGAGTTGCCATATCACCTTGGACGCCCCTCGGAAACCCTGGACAGGTTTTACTATCTACTCAGCGTTATACAGAAG ATATTGAAAAACCttggtgaaggtcacagtgaggACGGCAGTGCAATAACCATATCAACCGAGAGTCGGGCAG CCTCACAAAAGCTTTGGTTAGAGCGTGAGAAACAAGTGTTGTACAGCATTGCCAATGTCTTAACATTACTGAAG AACTATGATGCGGGACTGAGTGTGTATAAAGACCTGCTGGAGAAAGATACAGAGCACAGACTGGCCCTACTCAGTGGAATAGGGAGAATACATCTGCAG ATTGGAAACCTCAACAAAGCCAATGAGTATTTCCAGATGGTCAAAGACACAGAAATCAAGACAAATGTTGCTATGGTTGCAGTCCACATGAATAG gGGTTTTGAGGCCATGTGTCAGAACAACTTCACAGAGGCCTATCAGTGCTTTAAGTTGGCCTTACAGCTGGAGCCGTTGAATACTTCA GCAGCCAACAACATGTCCGTGTGCTGCCTGTACCTGGGCAAGCTGAAGGAAGCGCTTACCTCCCTTGAGGCCATAGTCCATAACAACCCTGATCGAAACCTCCACGAGGGGATACTATTCAACCTGTGCACTCTATACGAGCTCGAGTCCTCACGGGCTCTACACAAAAAGCAGGCTCTACTTGATCTTATCAGCAAGCACAAGGGTGACGGCTTCCCTGTTGTGTGCTTGAAGATGGCCTGA
- the LOC127844408 gene encoding uncharacterized protein C8orf76 homolog isoform X1, translating to MRKLQYIALQDMELGFDFDDNDFSKKEEEKTVLKSYNAKFCPKKWFLADKADNSENDPATLNKFRADFCYYQKNTGDAIEFYRKALDCLGGQIRTMRREIQESLVRCYLHIGWHTEAAKGIDLMMGDCLTVDHHCQAFMLKLEVHKASGDLTEEIRVLYQLISLHPVNAFFWLKLADAYSRLGEKHNRVPAHTQLIEGSSSLTSKSGTECATVVKINNDQNTGIISLEHSDYDINKQQDQHNSKKRSAGHDENVNDEINKEIMSFHIRGAAVRDPSTSTGDGNVGDGEEIVLGVDKLDLESEQARKGSGEQDAIKNSDANITQLFVEYPYDLILLTCLVRARLILQCVQSTVGTFIKDRNVALVNEINRKIECLGIDGLLAESVCKFVRRDIVEDDVKDENSQTQTIEHTLNMISTEDFHRRWFAWINEDRHIT from the exons ATGCGCAAACTTCAATAC ATAGCCTTACAAGATATGGAGCTTGGTTTTGATTTTGATGACAATGACTTCagcaaaaaagaagaagaaaaaacagttttaaaatcatataatgcaaAATTTTGCCCTAAAAAG TGGTTTCTGGCAGACAAAGCAGACAACAGTGAAAACGATCCTGCAACACTGAACAAGTTTCGAGCAGATTTTTGTTATTACCAGAAGAACACTGGGGATGCTATTGAATTTTACAGAAAGGCTTTAG ACTGCCTTGGAGGCCAGATTCGTACGATGCGCAGGGAGATTCAGGAATCCCTTGTAAGATGCTACCTGCATATTGGATGGCACACAGAGGCAGCCAAAGGAATTGACTTGATG ATGGGTGACTGTTTGACAGTAGACCATCATTGTCAGGCCTTCATGCTAAAACTGGAGGTCCACAAAGCATCAGGGGACTTAACTG AGGAGATCAGAGTCCTATACCAGCTGATAAGCCTGCATCCAGTGAATGCCTTCTTTTGGCTCAAACTTGCTGATGCCTACAGCCGGCTTGGTGAGAAACATAACAGAGTACCAGCCCACACACAGCTTATTGAGGGATCATCAAGTTTAACTTCAAAGTCTGGAACAGAATGTGCCACcgttgttaaaatcaataatgatcAAAATACGGGTATAATTAGTTTGGAACATTCTGACTATGATATCAATAAGCAACAGGATCAGCATAATTCCAAAAAGCGTTCAGCCGGACATGATGAGAATGTTAATGATGAAATCAATAAGGAAATTATGAGCTTTCATATTAGAGGCGCTGCTGTGCGAGACCCCAGCACTTCTACAGGGGATGGCAATGTAGGAGATGGAGAAGAGATTGTGTTAGGAGTGGACAAGCTGGATCTAGAAAGTGAGCAGGCTAGAAAGGGCTCTGGAGAACAAGATGCTATCAAAAACTCTGATGCCAATATCACGCAGTTGTTCGTTGAATATCCATATGACTTGATTCTTCTTACATGCTTGGTCAGAGCAAG GCTCATATTGCAGTGTGTCCAGAGTACAGTAGGGACATTCATAAAGGACCGCAATGTTGCCCTTGTTAACGAG ATTAATAGAAAAATTGAATGTCTTGGCATAGATGGGTTGTTGGCAGAGTCTGTGTGTAAG TTTGTAAGGAGAGATATTGTTGAGGATGATGTCAAAGATGAAAATTCTCAGACACAGACCATA GAGCACACATTAAACATGATATCTACAGAAGACTTCCACCGCAGATGGTTTGCATGGATCAATGAAGACAGACATATTACATGA